In one window of Lewinellaceae bacterium DNA:
- the metH gene encoding methionine synthase has product MNTLDLLHKLLRERILLLDGAMGTLIQQHRLTEDGYRGERFRDFEHEIRGNNDLLSLTQPDIIRNIHLQYLDVGSDIIETNTFNANSFSLADYHMEDLVYEINKSSAILAREAVDTYTSAHPGKPRFVAGALGPTNKSASLSPDVNRPGYRSVTFDQLAKAYYDQAKGLVDGGVDIILIETVFDTLNCKAALYGIDQLMEELHLQMPIMVSGTITDASGRTLSGQTVEAFWISVKHAPLLSVGLNCALGAKELHPYLKALSSIADCYISAYPNAGLPNELGGYDQTPGQMQSHIHRFLNEGLVNIVGGCCGTTPEHIRYMGSVVENAKPRQIPVVPHHSMYSGMEPLILYPGINFVNIGERTNVTGSSKFAKLIKEGQFAEALSVAQQQVDGGAQILDINMDEGLLDSKAAMVHFLNLMASEPNIAKLPFMIDSSKFEVIEAGLQCVQGKCIVNSISLKEGEENFLAQAKKVRRYGAAVVVMAFDEDGQADTVERKVGICQRAYRILTEVVGFPPEDIIFDPNIFAIATGIAEHDNYAMYYIEACRQIKKTCPGAKISGGVSNLSFSFRGNNVVREAMHSAFLYHAIAAGMDMGIVNAGMIEVYADIPKDLLKLVEDVLFNRHTEATDALTAYAESNKGKGKSRTQDLTWREDPLPKKIEHALVSGIDGFIEDDMAEALKVYDSPLDIIEGPLMDGMNVVGDLFGIGKMFLPQVVKSARVMKRAVAYLTPYLEAAKQAAASRAKGKVLLATVKGDVHDIGKNIVGVVLGCNNYEVIDMGVMVPLTRILERAEQEKADVIGLSGLITPSLDEMVYVAQEMESRKLTTPLLIGGATTSKLHTALKIQPVYSGPTIHVLDASRSVPVVSTLLSSDENARDQFLSNIRNEYEDLRQRRSRQMAAKELITYADAIANGWQGDWTSYDPPKPAMLGIHTANPNLEDLIPFIDWSPFFSSWQLAGKYPGILSDEVVGEQARSLHTDALRLLEDWVKNRTIKPRGVWGIFPVMRQEDDSVEVMAPDGEHHLGTFYFLRQQRKKAVGLPNFSLVDYLAPASSGKQDFLGCFAVTAGEGLEEVVNHYEKDHDDYHAILAKSLADRLAEAFAEWLHWRVRTDYWGYAHQETLNNEQLIAEKYQGIRPAPGYPACPDHTEKQTLFRLLQVEDHTPISLTDSMAMYPASSVCGYYFAHPDAKYFGLGLIDKDQMTTYARLKGIPISTMERWLSAALAYEPGVLINQED; this is encoded by the coding sequence ATGAATACACTGGATCTATTACATAAATTACTGCGCGAACGAATTCTGCTTCTGGATGGTGCGATGGGTACCCTCATCCAGCAACACCGGCTCACCGAAGATGGATACCGGGGCGAGCGATTCAGAGATTTCGAGCACGAAATCCGTGGAAACAACGATTTGTTATCCCTCACGCAGCCCGACATCATTCGCAACATCCACCTGCAATACCTCGATGTAGGATCCGATATCATTGAGACCAACACCTTCAATGCGAATAGCTTTTCGCTTGCCGATTATCACATGGAAGACCTGGTCTATGAAATCAACAAATCTTCCGCCATCCTGGCCCGTGAGGCAGTGGACACATATACTTCTGCTCATCCCGGCAAACCTCGTTTTGTAGCCGGTGCTCTGGGCCCAACCAATAAGTCTGCTTCTTTGTCCCCGGATGTCAATCGTCCGGGCTACCGGTCAGTCACTTTTGACCAGCTGGCAAAAGCTTATTACGACCAGGCAAAAGGATTGGTGGATGGTGGGGTGGATATAATACTGATCGAAACGGTATTCGACACCCTGAATTGCAAAGCGGCTCTCTATGGCATTGACCAGTTAATGGAGGAGCTGCACTTGCAGATGCCCATTATGGTCTCCGGGACCATCACGGATGCCTCCGGCCGTACTCTTTCCGGTCAGACGGTCGAAGCTTTCTGGATTTCCGTCAAACATGCTCCCCTGCTCAGCGTAGGTCTAAACTGTGCACTCGGTGCCAAAGAATTACATCCCTACCTGAAAGCGCTCTCCTCCATAGCAGACTGTTACATCAGTGCCTATCCGAACGCCGGCCTGCCCAATGAGCTTGGTGGTTACGACCAGACCCCCGGACAGATGCAATCGCATATCCACCGCTTTTTAAACGAAGGCCTGGTGAATATCGTCGGTGGTTGTTGTGGTACCACGCCAGAACACATCCGGTACATGGGAAGCGTGGTTGAAAATGCAAAACCTCGTCAGATACCGGTTGTGCCTCACCACAGCATGTACAGTGGTATGGAACCATTGATTCTCTACCCGGGAATTAATTTTGTGAACATCGGAGAGCGGACCAATGTGACCGGTTCTTCCAAATTCGCCAAGCTGATCAAAGAAGGCCAGTTCGCTGAGGCCTTATCCGTGGCCCAGCAACAGGTGGATGGTGGAGCACAGATCCTGGATATCAACATGGATGAAGGCCTGCTTGATTCCAAAGCAGCCATGGTCCATTTTCTGAATCTGATGGCCTCGGAACCCAATATTGCCAAATTGCCCTTCATGATCGATTCCTCAAAATTTGAGGTTATCGAGGCCGGTCTGCAATGCGTCCAGGGTAAATGCATCGTCAACTCCATTTCTCTGAAAGAAGGGGAGGAGAATTTCCTGGCCCAGGCTAAAAAAGTACGCCGGTATGGGGCTGCGGTGGTGGTGATGGCTTTTGATGAGGATGGCCAGGCTGACACGGTGGAACGCAAGGTGGGCATCTGTCAGCGTGCTTACCGCATCCTTACTGAAGTGGTAGGATTCCCACCTGAGGACATCATCTTTGATCCTAACATTTTCGCCATCGCTACAGGCATTGCCGAACATGACAACTATGCCATGTATTACATCGAAGCTTGCCGGCAGATCAAGAAGACCTGCCCCGGCGCGAAAATATCCGGTGGTGTAAGCAATTTATCTTTCAGCTTTCGCGGAAATAATGTCGTCCGTGAAGCCATGCATTCCGCATTCCTGTACCATGCCATTGCAGCAGGGATGGATATGGGCATCGTCAATGCCGGCATGATCGAAGTGTATGCGGACATCCCGAAAGACTTACTAAAACTGGTGGAAGATGTGCTTTTCAATCGGCATACGGAAGCAACAGATGCCCTTACTGCCTATGCAGAGTCTAATAAAGGAAAAGGAAAATCACGTACGCAGGACCTGACCTGGAGAGAAGATCCATTGCCTAAAAAAATCGAACATGCCCTGGTCAGCGGTATCGATGGTTTCATCGAAGACGACATGGCTGAAGCGCTGAAGGTTTACGATTCTCCTCTGGATATCATCGAAGGGCCTCTGATGGATGGGATGAATGTGGTTGGTGACCTGTTCGGTATTGGTAAAATGTTTTTACCTCAGGTGGTCAAAAGCGCCCGGGTTATGAAGCGAGCCGTAGCATACCTGACTCCTTATCTGGAAGCCGCCAAGCAGGCTGCTGCCAGTCGTGCCAAAGGGAAAGTACTCCTGGCTACCGTCAAAGGCGATGTCCACGATATCGGAAAAAATATTGTCGGCGTCGTACTTGGGTGTAATAATTACGAAGTCATTGACATGGGCGTCATGGTGCCGCTAACCCGGATCCTGGAACGCGCCGAACAAGAGAAAGCAGACGTCATCGGACTAAGTGGTCTGATAACTCCTTCTCTGGATGAGATGGTTTATGTTGCTCAGGAAATGGAAAGCCGCAAGTTGACCACTCCCCTGTTGATCGGCGGTGCTACAACATCCAAACTACATACGGCCCTGAAGATCCAGCCTGTCTACAGTGGTCCTACGATTCACGTCCTGGACGCTTCAAGAAGTGTACCGGTCGTTTCTACGTTATTATCCTCAGACGAAAATGCACGGGACCAGTTTTTGTCAAACATCCGTAATGAATACGAGGATCTCCGTCAGCGCCGGTCCCGCCAAATGGCCGCGAAGGAACTGATAACATATGCTGATGCCATTGCCAACGGCTGGCAGGGTGACTGGACTTCTTACGACCCACCAAAGCCTGCGATGCTTGGCATTCACACCGCGAACCCAAATCTGGAGGACCTCATTCCTTTCATCGATTGGTCTCCTTTCTTCAGCAGCTGGCAACTAGCCGGTAAATATCCCGGCATCCTGTCCGATGAAGTGGTCGGAGAACAAGCCCGGTCACTGCATACGGATGCCCTGCGCCTATTGGAGGACTGGGTAAAGAACCGTACCATCAAGCCCCGGGGCGTCTGGGGTATCTTCCCGGTTATGCGGCAGGAAGATGATTCTGTGGAAGTGATGGCTCCCGATGGTGAACATCACCTGGGTACCTTCTATTTCTTACGGCAGCAGCGAAAAAAGGCCGTCGGACTTCCTAATTTTTCTCTGGTCGATTATCTGGCTCCCGCTTCAAGCGGAAAACAGGACTTCCTGGGGTGCTTTGCCGTAACGGCAGGTGAAGGACTGGAGGAAGTGGTAAACCATTACGAGAAGGACCACGATGACTACCACGCGATCCTGGCTAAGTCCCTGGCCGACCGGCTTGCAGAAGCCTTTGCCGAGTGGCTGCATTGGCGCGTACGCACCGACTATTGGGGCTATGCACATCAGGAAACGCTGAATAATGAACAATTGATTGCAGAAAAATACCAGGGCATACGTCCTGCACCAGGTTATCCGGCTTGCCCGGACCATACCGAAAAACAAACGCTCTTCCGTCTGCTACAGGTTGAAGACCACACCCCAATTTCGCTGACCGACTCCATGGCGATGTATCCGGCTTCGTCCGTCTGTGGCTATTATTTCGCGCATCCGGATGCCAAATATTTCGGCCTGGGCCTGATCGATAAAGACCAAATGACAACCTATGCCCGTTTAAAAGGCATTCCGATTTCTACCATGGAGCGTTGGTTGTCGGCAGCTCTGGCCTATGAACCCGGAGTATTGATCAACCAGGAAGATTGA
- the lpxK gene encoding tetraacyldisaccharide 4'-kinase translates to MIQQWLIKILLAPFALLYGLTVLVRNGLYQIGFFKSIRFSFPVISIGNLSVGGTGKTPHIEYFIQHLQEYVRIGVLSRGYGRNTRGYRLVQTNDHAELSGDEPVQIKRKFPDTAVAVSENRALGIPQLLKTNPEVQLILLDDAYQHRAIRPALSILLTDYNRPYYQDFLLPVGRLREWRGGARRADAIVVTKCPPNLDTLSMEKIRDKIRPQASQKVYFSTLEYGQPYSFWDSSFRLQFSPDLEILLISAIAHTDHLTEYLSPRGRDVKHLEFTDHHYFTKYDMGQMKAAFDALEGTSKIILTTEKDATRLELHYSYLIGQKLPIFVLPLRVRFLDEQHETPFLDYIQQQLLAFTV, encoded by the coding sequence ATGATCCAACAATGGCTAATTAAGATCCTTTTAGCACCTTTCGCCCTTTTATATGGATTAACTGTCCTGGTACGTAACGGGCTTTACCAGATCGGGTTTTTTAAAAGCATCCGCTTTAGCTTTCCGGTTATTTCTATTGGCAATCTCAGTGTTGGTGGCACCGGTAAGACCCCGCATATTGAATATTTTATCCAGCACTTGCAGGAATATGTACGGATAGGAGTCCTGAGCAGGGGCTATGGCCGCAACACCCGGGGTTACCGTCTGGTACAAACCAACGATCATGCTGAGCTCAGCGGCGATGAACCCGTCCAGATCAAACGCAAGTTTCCTGATACCGCGGTTGCCGTTTCCGAGAATCGTGCCCTGGGCATTCCGCAGCTTCTGAAAACAAACCCGGAAGTCCAGCTGATTTTGCTCGATGACGCCTATCAGCATAGGGCCATACGACCTGCCCTTTCGATTTTACTGACCGACTACAACCGTCCCTATTATCAGGATTTTCTCTTGCCTGTTGGCCGTCTGAGGGAGTGGCGTGGTGGAGCACGGAGGGCCGACGCCATCGTTGTTACCAAGTGTCCCCCTAACCTTGACACCTTATCCATGGAAAAAATCCGGGACAAAATCCGGCCACAAGCATCGCAAAAAGTGTATTTCTCAACCCTGGAGTATGGTCAGCCGTATTCATTCTGGGACAGTTCATTCAGATTACAGTTCTCTCCGGACCTCGAGATCCTGTTGATCAGTGCTATTGCACATACCGACCACCTGACCGAATACCTGTCTCCACGTGGCCGTGATGTAAAGCATTTGGAATTTACCGATCATCACTACTTCACCAAGTACGATATGGGACAGATGAAAGCTGCTTTTGATGCCCTGGAAGGAACCTCGAAAATCATCTTAACCACTGAGAAGGATGCCACCCGGCTTGAGCTCCATTACAGCTATTTAATTGGTCAGAAATTGCCCATCTTTGTACTACCACTCCGCGTACGCTTTTTAGATGAGCAGCATGAAACACCATTTTTGGACTACATTCAGCAGCAATTACTGGCATTTACGGTTTAG
- a CDS encoding DUF2851 family protein, translating into MKEELLHYAWRTRQYDPLQLFTIDKQPVQVIHPGRYNQDAGPDFLEAKIKIGDTLWVGHVEIHVLASDWIKHLHANDPKYQNVILHVVYDADADAAVSGRDPLPTLELKEQLAPDMMIRYDQLMDNSAWIPCQPFLDQVDAIIWTAWLERIVIERLERKTLEIQRMLEACHWDWDSVFYQLFAAHLGMQVNKEAFLELTRRTPLTTLLKYRDNLFQLEAVLFGQAGMLSGDFQDDYPLRLQKEYAYQQKKLGLMPMSAHYWNFLRLRPSNFPTVRIAQLARIIHTTEHLFSKILAAESIREVNSLFSHAANQYWASHYQFDKPSPNQKMKRLGSQLIQNLIINVLVPFLFLYGKVKGLTRYQDKALDWLQALPAEQNAIITHWNMIRPKAENALQSQALLQLKKQHCDAKRCAHCGVGHHLLKQKQTEA; encoded by the coding sequence ATGAAAGAAGAATTACTCCACTATGCCTGGCGTACCAGGCAATACGATCCGCTGCAGTTATTCACCATTGACAAGCAGCCTGTTCAGGTCATCCATCCGGGTCGGTATAATCAGGATGCAGGTCCGGATTTTCTGGAAGCAAAGATTAAAATTGGTGACACGCTCTGGGTCGGTCACGTAGAGATCCATGTCCTGGCCTCCGACTGGATAAAGCATCTCCACGCCAATGATCCCAAATACCAGAATGTCATCCTGCATGTGGTTTATGATGCGGATGCGGATGCGGCCGTGAGCGGCCGTGATCCCCTGCCTACCCTGGAACTTAAAGAACAGTTGGCCCCGGATATGATGATCCGTTATGATCAGCTGATGGACAATAGTGCCTGGATCCCCTGTCAGCCTTTTCTAGATCAGGTTGATGCCATAATCTGGACGGCCTGGCTTGAGCGTATTGTCATAGAACGCCTGGAGCGGAAGACCCTGGAAATCCAACGCATGCTCGAAGCATGTCACTGGGACTGGGATTCGGTGTTCTATCAGCTATTCGCCGCCCATCTTGGTATGCAGGTCAATAAAGAAGCCTTTCTTGAGCTTACCCGCAGAACTCCTTTGACCACTTTGCTCAAATACCGGGACAACTTATTTCAGCTGGAAGCCGTGTTGTTTGGTCAGGCCGGCATGCTCAGTGGCGATTTTCAGGACGATTACCCTCTGCGGTTGCAAAAAGAATACGCCTATCAGCAGAAGAAATTAGGGCTCATGCCGATGTCCGCTCACTACTGGAATTTCCTGCGCCTGCGGCCATCCAACTTCCCTACTGTACGGATTGCCCAGTTGGCCCGTATCATCCATACCACGGAACACCTCTTCAGCAAAATACTGGCCGCTGAATCGATCCGGGAAGTCAACAGTCTGTTTAGTCATGCTGCCAATCAATACTGGGCAAGTCACTACCAATTCGACAAGCCTTCACCAAACCAGAAAATGAAACGCCTGGGCAGCCAGCTGATTCAAAACCTCATCATCAACGTGCTGGTACCATTTCTCTTTTTATATGGTAAAGTCAAAGGACTTACCCGCTATCAGGATAAGGCGCTGGATTGGCTGCAGGCATTACCTGCTGAGCAAAACGCCATCATCACCCATTGGAACATGATCCGGCCGAAGGCTGAAAATGCATTGCAATCCCAAGCTTTACTGCAACTTAAAAAACAACATTGCGATGCCAAACGTTGTGCTCATTGTGGTGTCGGTCACCACCTGCTTAAGCAAAAGCAAACGGAAGCATGA
- a CDS encoding SLBB domain-containing protein, which translates to MVGIVVSIGQQPISPAIQQQVQSELQKRGITEAELRERLLTKGVDPDRITPEQLPQFQQIIEETIAELEAEKKAAKPDTPDKTETEAAAGNLPTPPPTENPPVKAETPAVTPTNVPDQDPEKDRIYGHHLFENQNIAVFRKSDDVKAPDNYLLGPGDQLVVSIFGASLKNEVLEVSRQGFVEPGDLPRIYVNGLTLAETRELLQKRYGQRYFFGRNEFMVTLNYSRSITINIVGEVKRSGSYTLPAINTAVNALMAAEGLTNIASVRQIKLIRSGSPEKVIDLYAYLNDPTVQQDLYMQDNDFLYVPIAQRTVTIRGAVNRPYIFELLPDEQLNALLKWAGGLKNNAALNNIQIRRYANDQQTLIDVNLRELQEQGLDFTLNAGDVIVVPSIPTTAENVVTVQGAVDFPGEYAYESGLRLSDLLARGRLSLAARRDIAYLLKRNVDGSMRYHLVDLAAVIANPAATANTAIEPGDQLMILSQRTYIDAGEISVAGAVRDPRSYPYNAATGLHVSDLVVLAGGLTENASAIAYLYRQSPRDDNHIEYIRLNIQDIVQNPASNQNIALLPNDELRIYTNDYFQENANVRVGGAIRNPGEYRYDPTLTLTDVLLQAGGLTLAGATNRIEISRVLIKANEPTRIVIATVQIDSSYRIISGQESSLHLEPYDQIFVRTVPDFELQQNITIEGEVTFPGTYTIIKDNERLSDVIARAGGLTAEAFPQGMVIFRESENVGHVITRLDEALKDPGSNYNIVLKSGDRIMIPKTKDLVTIEGVTKARELYPDQLIDGSSIHTAYQGAKNAKWYIDNYAAGVGENGSKKSISVRLANGQLKKTTNLGLFKVYPKVKEGSTIRVAAKPVEPPTSPEDQQNNSKVDWGKVLSDSLAQATSLLTLILLLQRIN; encoded by the coding sequence ATGGTTGGCATCGTTGTCAGCATTGGACAGCAGCCCATCTCTCCGGCCATCCAGCAACAAGTGCAGTCAGAACTGCAGAAACGAGGTATTACTGAAGCAGAGCTGCGTGAACGTCTGTTGACCAAGGGTGTGGACCCGGACCGCATCACTCCCGAACAATTACCCCAGTTCCAGCAAATCATTGAAGAGACCATTGCCGAATTGGAAGCGGAGAAAAAAGCTGCCAAACCCGATACGCCAGATAAAACGGAAACAGAAGCCGCTGCCGGTAACCTGCCCACCCCACCACCTACTGAGAATCCTCCTGTGAAAGCTGAAACACCAGCTGTTACTCCAACGAATGTCCCGGACCAGGATCCGGAAAAAGACCGTATTTACGGGCATCACCTGTTTGAAAATCAAAACATCGCCGTATTCCGCAAGTCCGATGATGTCAAGGCGCCGGACAACTATTTATTGGGCCCGGGTGATCAGCTTGTTGTCTCCATCTTTGGCGCTTCCTTAAAAAATGAGGTACTGGAAGTTAGCCGTCAGGGTTTCGTCGAGCCTGGTGACCTGCCACGGATCTATGTCAATGGACTTACCCTTGCGGAAACCCGTGAGTTGCTGCAAAAGCGCTACGGCCAGCGGTATTTTTTTGGTCGAAATGAATTTATGGTTACCCTGAATTACTCACGCAGTATTACCATAAACATTGTGGGGGAAGTAAAGCGCTCCGGGAGTTACACGTTGCCTGCAATCAATACTGCTGTTAATGCCCTTATGGCTGCGGAGGGTTTGACCAATATCGCTTCTGTCCGGCAGATCAAGCTGATACGCAGTGGCTCCCCTGAAAAGGTCATCGACCTGTATGCTTATCTCAACGATCCAACGGTACAGCAGGATCTTTACATGCAGGATAATGACTTTTTATACGTACCCATCGCACAGCGTACGGTGACCATCCGCGGAGCCGTTAACCGTCCCTATATTTTTGAATTACTGCCTGACGAACAGCTTAACGCCTTGCTCAAATGGGCCGGCGGTTTGAAAAACAATGCTGCACTGAATAACATTCAGATCCGGCGTTATGCCAACGACCAGCAAACGCTGATTGATGTGAATCTTCGCGAATTGCAGGAACAGGGCCTCGACTTCACACTGAATGCAGGTGATGTCATTGTGGTGCCTTCGATTCCTACCACCGCAGAGAACGTGGTTACTGTACAGGGTGCCGTGGATTTTCCCGGGGAATATGCATATGAGTCCGGACTGCGCCTTTCTGATCTGTTGGCACGGGGCAGGCTGTCCCTGGCTGCCCGGAGGGATATTGCCTATCTGTTAAAACGCAATGTGGATGGCAGCATGCGCTACCACCTGGTCGATCTGGCTGCCGTGATTGCCAATCCTGCCGCTACGGCCAATACGGCCATCGAGCCTGGCGATCAGCTGATGATCTTATCTCAACGTACTTACATCGATGCAGGAGAGATCTCTGTAGCTGGTGCTGTCCGTGATCCCCGTTCCTATCCTTACAATGCTGCGACCGGATTGCATGTGAGTGACCTGGTAGTACTTGCCGGCGGGTTAACCGAAAATGCTTCAGCCATCGCTTATTTATATCGTCAATCTCCCCGCGATGACAATCACATCGAATACATCCGTCTGAATATCCAGGACATCGTACAGAACCCTGCTTCCAATCAAAACATTGCGCTCCTGCCGAACGATGAATTGCGGATTTACACCAACGACTACTTTCAGGAAAATGCCAATGTCCGCGTTGGTGGGGCGATCCGGAATCCCGGAGAATACCGCTACGATCCGACCCTGACGCTGACGGATGTGCTGCTTCAGGCGGGCGGACTTACCCTTGCCGGCGCAACGAACCGGATTGAGATATCCCGCGTGCTTATTAAGGCCAATGAACCCACCAGGATCGTGATCGCTACCGTACAGATCGATTCTTCTTACCGCATCATCTCCGGCCAGGAGTCGAGTCTGCATCTGGAACCTTATGACCAGATCTTTGTCCGCACCGTGCCGGATTTTGAATTACAGCAAAACATCACCATAGAAGGCGAAGTCACCTTCCCTGGCACCTATACCATCATTAAGGATAACGAGCGTCTTTCGGATGTGATCGCCCGTGCCGGCGGCCTGACAGCGGAGGCTTTTCCTCAGGGCATGGTTATCTTCCGGGAATCCGAAAATGTGGGACATGTCATTACCCGCCTGGATGAGGCCTTAAAGGATCCCGGATCCAATTACAACATCGTGCTGAAATCCGGTGACCGCATCATGATCCCGAAAACCAAAGATCTGGTGACCATTGAAGGGGTAACCAAAGCCCGTGAATTATATCCGGACCAATTGATTGACGGATCCAGCATCCATACGGCCTATCAGGGTGCCAAGAACGCAAAGTGGTACATTGATAATTATGCTGCTGGCGTGGGAGAAAACGGGTCCAAAAAGTCCATCTCGGTTCGCCTGGCCAACGGTCAACTGAAAAAAACCACCAATCTCGGATTGTTCAAGGTCTATCCCAAGGTAAAGGAAGGTTCTACCATCCGGGTTGCTGCAAAACCGGTCGAACCACCCACCTCACCGGAAGACCAGCAAAACAACAGTAAAGTGGATTGGGGCAAAGTGCTGTCCGACAGTCTGGCCCAGGCCACATCATTGCTCACGCTGATTTTATTACTTCAGCGCATCAACTAA
- a CDS encoding UpxY family transcription antiterminator encodes MNNTLPTYYRSSETETKSWYALYVRYKSEKLVQKHLEAHGIEAYVPLLRRTKRYTRKIKHYDIPLIGCYVFVRIEANQHAAALQAPHVLGYVRQAKEKARIPDHEIDLLKQITGELYPLEVVQTQYETGDWVEIIQGQLTGLKGKIIKTLGKQGMLIELEHIGIALRLEVDPAHIRPLPRYRLA; translated from the coding sequence ATGAATAACACCCTGCCTACATATTACCGTAGCTCAGAGACGGAGACCAAATCCTGGTATGCCCTCTATGTCCGCTACAAAAGCGAAAAACTGGTTCAGAAACATCTGGAAGCTCACGGTATCGAGGCCTATGTACCACTACTGCGCCGGACCAAACGATATACCCGCAAGATCAAACACTATGATATCCCTCTGATCGGATGTTACGTCTTTGTCCGCATCGAAGCCAATCAGCATGCTGCGGCATTGCAGGCACCCCATGTCCTGGGTTATGTCCGCCAGGCAAAGGAAAAAGCACGCATTCCGGATCATGAAATAGATCTGTTAAAACAAATCACCGGCGAATTATATCCGCTGGAAGTGGTACAAACGCAATATGAAACCGGCGACTGGGTGGAGATCATTCAGGGTCAGTTGACCGGTCTGAAAGGAAAAATAATCAAGACGCTGGGTAAACAAGGCATGCTCATCGAACTGGAACACATCGGCATCGCCCTGCGACTGGAAGTCGACCCGGCTCACATTCGCCCACTACCCCGGTACCGGCTGGCCTAA
- a CDS encoding dihydrofolate reductase, with the protein MIISAIAAMSTNRAIGKDNDLPWHMPEDFKFFKRMTKGHHILMGRRNFNSIGNRPLKHRVNMVMTRNPFFIATGIVVVHSLEEGIAFAEANGEEELFIIGGEEVYRQALEYCDRIYLTEIKTTVTGADAFFPEFDLNEWKEVSREPHFSDERNPYNYTFVTYERL; encoded by the coding sequence ATGATCATTTCTGCCATCGCTGCCATGAGTACCAACCGGGCCATCGGGAAGGATAATGATCTTCCCTGGCACATGCCGGAAGATTTCAAATTCTTTAAACGGATGACCAAAGGACATCACATCCTGATGGGTCGCCGAAACTTCAACAGCATTGGTAACCGTCCACTGAAACACCGCGTTAATATGGTTATGACCCGTAATCCATTTTTTATCGCGACGGGCATCGTGGTTGTCCATAGCCTCGAAGAAGGCATTGCCTTTGCCGAAGCCAATGGTGAAGAAGAACTCTTTATCATCGGTGGTGAGGAAGTCTATCGCCAGGCCCTGGAGTATTGTGACCGAATCTACCTTACAGAGATCAAGACCACGGTCACCGGAGCCGATGCCTTTTTCCCGGAATTTGACCTCAATGAGTGGAAAGAGGTCTCCCGAGAACCTCATTTTTCTGATGAACGCAATCCGTATAACTATACTTTCGTAACTTATGAACGGTTATGA
- a CDS encoding four helix bundle protein: MDKYILSERFVSLSLSLISLYKTLPAEYEFEVIKKQIVRSSMSAGANYRAACRAKSTADFIYKLKVVLEEIDETLYWLELTERISDHQNLKELNKETNELIAIIVAAINTSSNRSSKS, from the coding sequence ATGGATAAATATATTCTCTCGGAAAGATTTGTTTCACTCAGTCTGAGTCTGATTAGCCTATATAAGACACTCCCTGCCGAATATGAGTTTGAAGTTATTAAGAAACAGATTGTACGATCTTCCATGTCTGCTGGAGCAAATTATCGGGCTGCCTGTCGTGCTAAATCAACTGCCGACTTCATTTATAAGCTTAAGGTGGTCTTAGAGGAAATTGATGAAACTTTATATTGGTTGGAATTAACCGAAAGAATTTCTGATCATCAGAATCTAAAAGAACTGAATAAAGAAACCAATGAATTAATTGCCATCATCGTTGCGGCGATAAACACTTCAAGTAATCGATCATCTAAATCATAA
- a CDS encoding ArsR family transcriptional regulator, with amino-acid sequence MIEALISSKTRIKLLLKFFLNSNTISYLRGLEQEFGESSNAIRIELNRFEQAGLLTSFTEGNKKWFKANNTHPLFLEIHNILLKHLGLDQLIQSITERLGSIQKVYLTGTFSRGLDGPIIDLILIGEINTTFLIQLIERVENMIHRKVRYIIFTSEESLLPNWEAFKPEPLLLWSHE; translated from the coding sequence ATGATAGAGGCCCTGATATCATCGAAAACCCGGATTAAGCTGTTGTTAAAATTTTTTCTCAACAGCAACACCATTTCTTATCTCAGAGGACTGGAGCAGGAGTTTGGTGAATCGTCGAATGCAATCCGTATTGAATTAAATCGTTTCGAACAGGCCGGCTTGCTCACTTCTTTCACAGAAGGCAATAAAAAGTGGTTCAAGGCCAACAACACACACCCGCTGTTCCTGGAAATTCACAACATCCTACTGAAGCATCTGGGCCTGGATCAACTGATCCAATCCATCACCGAACGGCTGGGCAGCATCCAAAAAGTTTACCTCACCGGCACGTTTTCCAGAGGACTGGATGGACCCATTATCGACCTGATCCTGATTGGGGAGATCAACACTACTTTCCTGATTCAGTTGATCGAACGGGTGGAAAATATGATCCACCGGAAGGTGCGTTACATCATCTTTACTTCGGAAGAATCATTATTACCCAATTGGGAGGCATTTAAGCCGGAACCCTTATTATTGTGGTCGCATGAATAA